Proteins found in one Thermus caldifontis genomic segment:
- a CDS encoding S1C family serine protease: protein MRLVLAVLLLSLLALGQRLVSPEELARSQVIRKALPAVVRVQGSPTAPGENQVVGTGFFVSPFRVVTNYHVVQDLTDLTVRLADGRTFPAERFAVDPGIDIALLTVRGLQAPGTLSFSKTPASSLPLGMGVVLVGFPFGQGPLASYGILSGLGPLEVPTPDPSLGAEVGEYLFTDAPLTVGNSGSPLLSLQGEVIGVVADVVGGPSGVGGIGVAIPAELVAQSVQDLERFGIPQRGWLGASLVSLDELPPVLLRAVGLTTTQGAMVDRVEPGSPAARAGLRGAQRDAQGRLLALGDVILAVNGKAVKDKAEVVRLIARYRPGDRVRLTLWRDGRRLEVTLTMVARPVSR, encoded by the coding sequence ATGCGCCTTGTCCTCGCCGTCCTCCTCCTTTCCCTTTTGGCCTTGGGCCAGCGCCTGGTCTCCCCTGAGGAGCTGGCCCGAAGCCAGGTGATCCGCAAGGCCCTGCCCGCAGTGGTCCGCGTCCAGGGTTCCCCCACGGCCCCTGGGGAAAACCAGGTGGTGGGCACCGGCTTCTTCGTAAGCCCTTTTCGCGTGGTTACCAACTACCACGTGGTCCAGGACCTCACCGACCTTACCGTGCGCCTTGCGGACGGGCGCACCTTCCCGGCGGAGCGCTTCGCTGTGGACCCGGGTATCGACATCGCCCTCCTCACGGTGCGGGGACTCCAAGCCCCGGGCACGCTAAGCTTTAGCAAAACCCCTGCCTCAAGCCTTCCTTTGGGGATGGGGGTGGTGCTGGTGGGGTTTCCCTTCGGCCAAGGTCCTTTGGCCTCCTACGGCATCCTTTCCGGGTTGGGGCCACTGGAGGTCCCCACCCCCGACCCCAGCCTGGGGGCCGAGGTGGGGGAATATCTCTTCACCGATGCCCCCCTCACCGTGGGCAACTCGGGAAGCCCTCTTCTAAGCCTGCAGGGGGAGGTGATCGGGGTGGTGGCGGACGTGGTGGGGGGGCCCTCAGGGGTGGGAGGCATCGGGGTGGCTATCCCTGCGGAGTTGGTGGCGCAAAGCGTCCAGGACCTGGAGCGCTTCGGCATCCCCCAACGGGGCTGGCTGGGAGCCAGCCTGGTGAGCCTGGACGAGCTGCCGCCCGTGCTCCTTCGGGCGGTGGGCCTCACCACCACCCAGGGGGCCATGGTGGACCGGGTGGAACCGGGTAGCCCCGCAGCCCGGGCCGGTCTAAGGGGAGCCCAGCGGGACGCCCAGGGAAGGCTTCTCGCCTTAGGGGATGTGATCCTGGCGGTGAACGGGAAGGCGGTCAAGGACAAGGCGGAGGTGGTCCGCCTCATCGCCCGTTACCGCCCCGGGGACCGGGTACGGCTAACCCTTTGGCGGGATGGGCGGAGGCTCGAGGTCACCCTCACCATGGTGGCCAGGCCCGTAAGCCGCTAG
- a CDS encoding deoxynucleoside kinase, translating into MYIAIEGPIGAGKTTLARLLAGRLGAEPLLEVVEENPFLPLFYQDPKRYAFKTQVFFLLSRYRQLARLRERPLFGGVVADYLFDKDAIFASLNLEGPEWDLYLDLYRELSPKLPPPDLTVYLRAPVPVLLERIRKRGRPFEEGMDPAYLEALSQAYERHFARYAHPLLVLEADQLDYSQPGPDQDRVVALVKAHLLQGEAQP; encoded by the coding sequence GTGTACATCGCCATAGAAGGCCCTATCGGCGCAGGCAAAACCACCCTGGCCCGGCTTCTTGCGGGGAGGCTTGGGGCCGAGCCCCTCCTGGAGGTGGTGGAGGAAAACCCTTTCCTGCCCCTTTTCTACCAGGACCCCAAGCGCTACGCCTTCAAGACCCAGGTCTTCTTCCTCCTCTCCCGTTACCGGCAGCTTGCCCGCCTTCGGGAAAGGCCCCTTTTCGGCGGGGTGGTGGCCGACTACCTCTTTGACAAGGACGCCATCTTCGCTAGCCTCAACCTGGAAGGCCCCGAGTGGGACTTGTACCTGGACCTTTACCGGGAGCTTTCCCCCAAGCTTCCCCCGCCTGACCTCACCGTCTACCTTAGGGCCCCGGTGCCCGTGCTGTTGGAGCGCATCCGGAAACGGGGCAGGCCCTTTGAGGAGGGGATGGACCCCGCCTACCTCGAGGCCCTCTCCCAGGCCTACGAGCGCCACTTTGCCCGCTACGCCCATCCCCTTTTGGTCCTGGAAGCGGACCAGCTGGACTACAGCCAGCCCGGCCCCGACCAGGACCGGGTGGTGGCCCTGGTAAAGGCCCATCTCCTCCAAGGGGAAGCCCAACCCTAA